A section of the Spirosoma pollinicola genome encodes:
- a CDS encoding YicC/YloC family endoribonuclease, translating into MLKSMTGFGNATVEADGLSVTAEVKTLNSKFLDIYCRMPRQFSDKEIELRALLTHQLERGKVELSLNLARTNAIRPGVTINRPLVAAYVSDLKETANTMLMSIPDGDVLQMALQQPNAYLTESTDHSADSTDWSTVLAAVQEAIRRCDGFRKQDGAVLESKFQEYIKIITDRLADIEEHDVKRIPAVRDRMRNSVRELLDSESFDQNRFEQELVYYVEKFDISEEKVRLNNHLSYFLEVLATEEANGKKLNFISQEIGREINTIGSKANDASIQRFVVQMKDELEKIKEQTMNVI; encoded by the coding sequence ATGCTTAAATCAATGACCGGCTTCGGCAACGCAACAGTAGAGGCCGACGGCCTGTCTGTCACGGCGGAAGTAAAAACGCTGAATTCTAAATTTCTGGATATTTACTGCCGCATGCCCCGCCAGTTTTCCGACAAGGAAATTGAATTGCGGGCGTTGCTGACACATCAGCTGGAGCGTGGTAAAGTTGAGCTTTCGCTTAATTTGGCCCGCACAAATGCGATTCGGCCGGGCGTTACCATCAACCGACCTTTAGTGGCGGCTTATGTTTCTGATCTGAAAGAGACAGCCAATACGATGTTAATGAGCATTCCGGATGGCGATGTGCTGCAAATGGCGTTGCAACAACCCAATGCATACCTGACCGAATCGACCGACCATTCGGCGGACTCTACAGACTGGTCAACGGTACTGGCGGCCGTTCAGGAAGCCATTCGGCGGTGCGATGGGTTTCGCAAACAGGATGGTGCGGTGTTGGAAAGTAAATTTCAGGAGTATATAAAAATCATTACCGACCGGCTCGCCGATATTGAGGAACACGATGTTAAACGGATTCCGGCCGTTCGCGACAGGATGCGCAATTCGGTGCGTGAGTTACTGGACAGCGAATCTTTCGACCAAAATCGCTTTGAACAGGAGTTGGTCTATTATGTCGAGAAATTTGACATATCGGAAGAGAAAGTCCGGCTGAATAACCACCTCAGCTATTTTCTGGAAGTGCTGGCAACGGAAGAAGCCAACGGCAAAAAGCTGAATTTTATCTCGCAGGAAATTGGCCGCGAAATCAACACCATCGGTTCCAAAGCCAACGATGCATCCATTCAGCGGTTTGTGGTGCAGATGAAAGATGAGCTGGAAAAAATTAAAGAACAGACCATGAATGTGATTTAG
- a CDS encoding DNA-3-methyladenine glycosylase, with amino-acid sequence MPKLTLDVYQNHDTITLAQLLLGCELVHESGSEGNTAGIIVETEAYLTDDPACHAYRRQTPRNAAMFGPPGTLYVYQIYNHYNCINVVMGPEGVGEAILIRALEPTEGIDLMGLRRNEAFKTGFERYRNNTIDSTTADGQRNLANGPGKLTIAMGISRTEHNFTSLTTGDIFIRGPVLHDFEMVTTTRIGLTQGVDLPYRFYIRGNKFVSKK; translated from the coding sequence ATGCCTAAACTTACTCTCGACGTTTACCAGAACCACGATACAATAACCCTTGCCCAGCTTTTGCTCGGCTGCGAACTCGTTCACGAATCCGGCAGCGAAGGCAATACGGCAGGGATTATTGTTGAAACGGAGGCTTACCTGACCGACGATCCGGCTTGCCATGCCTACCGCCGACAAACGCCCCGAAACGCGGCCATGTTTGGCCCGCCCGGAACACTCTATGTGTACCAGATCTACAATCATTACAACTGCATCAATGTCGTTATGGGGCCGGAAGGCGTGGGCGAGGCCATCCTGATTCGGGCGCTCGAGCCCACAGAGGGGATTGACCTGATGGGCCTACGCCGAAATGAAGCCTTTAAAACCGGCTTTGAGCGGTACCGCAACAACACCATCGATTCAACCACTGCCGATGGGCAGCGTAACCTCGCCAACGGACCAGGGAAACTTACTATTGCGATGGGTATCAGCCGGACGGAGCACAACTTTACGTCGTTAACAACGGGCGATATCTTTATTCGCGGACCCGTTCTGCATGATTTCGAGATGGTTACGACTACTCGAATCGGCCTGACGCAAGGGGTCGACTTACCGTATCGGTTTTATATAAGAGGAAATAAGTTTGTGAGTAAAAAGTAA
- a CDS encoding PAS domain S-box protein, whose amino-acid sequence MKNLKEELYEFVKFHEPVFNFIQEVALDGFWYWNLESPEDRWVNPALCSVLGYMPHQLPNWQLLVHPDDFLQSTQLVIDQVGEPDFFYDQEIRYVHQNKTIVKLACRGWLIRDEQGKPSRMIGAHYSRIHERKENGLVSELEIAFKSILDNQSIYFITTDLNGNYSFVNEHFCRVFGLNKTDILGTPSLQSIIVEDHGKCLDTAVNCIQDPGKAHHVLLRKPLSDGSILLTKWEFIAQVSVATNEVTEILCIGYDVTDKQAVEEDLALLVTNMSDALLRVNLEGVFTYLAPNWTRLYGYELDEMIGKSFVDFVHPNDVTRCFSALKQAAKPGLTSNVEHRIRHKNGQWIWSNSKGVFDSRKNEIIATLHDITDRKLDQEKLKELALVAAKTTDIIVITNADGYITWVNDAFQKLTGYSKEEVIGRRPGSFLKGPETDPETTRRMGQAVKEKRDCTEIILNYGKGGHTYWLEVTITPAFDEAGNCTHFIAVERDITSRKQLEDRLKAKTQELEAFFNTALDLFCIANLDGKFITVNKAWESILGYPVEEINGRQFMDFIHPDDLPKTLEAFQTLGQGDKIFNFTNRYRHQDGVYSVIEWRARTEGELIYAAARDITDRQRANDELTRTKENLAQTNQLARIGGWEIDWKAQTLYWSDITKEMHEVAPAYVPDMVTDVSFFKEGESRDAFLAAAELSVLEGIPWDLELVIITAKGNEIWVKALGEADLKDGECVRIYGTFQDITDRKKAEQELQRARELAEAANMAKSEFLANMSHEIRTPLNGVIGFTDLLLKTNTDKTQQHYLSLVYQSANSLLDIINDILDFSKIEAGKLDLCIEKSDLLEIGSQVTDIIKLQAHQKDLEILLNIAPDVPRFIWTDPVRIRQILVNLLSNAIKFTQEGEIELKVELIGSQYNENTCFRFSVRDTGIGIAPINQVKIFDAFAQEDASTTRRFGGTGLGLAISNKLLALMGSKLQLHSVFGEGSTFYFDVDFKSMVEDTVEWTNLELIRNVLIVDDNAANRHILQEMLRLKDIQSDQVKSGVEALERLKTGERYDAVLMDYHMPFFDGLSTIRHIRNDLHLLAEQLPIMLLHSSSEDEKVTAACTELNVFQRLVKPVKLGQLYNSLAQIRLKTTVQVTDKEMMVLPHEQGYTHRSATILIAEDNQVNMLLAASLLARILPEATLLKAVNGQEAIEQFQSGHPNLIFMDIQMPLTNGYEAAKVIRSLEINKRIPIVALTAGTVKGEREKCLQAGMDDYLSKPILPALLEKIIAKWLHQEAEPSTKNPPADLTDHFDLEGLKERLGNNKELINMLLAAAREYINTVPVRMYETLQRGNINDLKSVAHQLKGTALTVNFTNLAELSRKLECVETTDTQGIAELYGSVEKEIDYLTGLLKKWVGEPVV is encoded by the coding sequence TCATTGATCAAGTAGGTGAGCCTGATTTTTTTTACGATCAAGAAATCAGATATGTACACCAGAATAAGACAATTGTTAAACTTGCATGCCGGGGTTGGTTGATCCGGGATGAGCAGGGTAAGCCCAGCCGAATGATAGGCGCTCACTACAGTCGGATTCATGAAAGAAAAGAAAACGGATTGGTTAGTGAATTGGAAATTGCCTTTAAAAGCATTCTTGATAACCAGTCTATATATTTTATAACCACTGATCTAAATGGTAACTACTCGTTTGTTAATGAACACTTCTGCCGTGTTTTCGGGCTGAACAAAACCGATATACTTGGAACGCCCTCTCTGCAAAGTATCATCGTTGAAGATCATGGTAAATGTCTGGATACAGCAGTCAACTGTATACAGGACCCAGGAAAAGCCCATCACGTACTTCTTAGAAAACCCCTTAGTGATGGTAGTATTCTCTTAACGAAGTGGGAATTCATTGCTCAGGTATCGGTAGCAACTAATGAAGTAACAGAGATTCTGTGTATAGGGTACGATGTAACGGATAAACAGGCTGTTGAAGAAGATCTGGCTCTTTTAGTTACCAATATGAGTGATGCTCTGCTGCGGGTTAATCTGGAAGGGGTGTTTACTTATCTTGCCCCAAACTGGACGAGGCTGTATGGGTATGAACTAGATGAAATGATTGGTAAATCGTTTGTTGATTTTGTTCACCCCAACGATGTTACCCGCTGTTTTTCAGCGCTTAAGCAAGCTGCCAAACCAGGATTAACCTCAAATGTTGAACATCGCATACGGCATAAAAACGGGCAATGGATCTGGAGTAATTCAAAGGGCGTTTTTGATTCACGAAAAAATGAAATCATTGCTACCCTACACGATATTACGGATCGCAAACTGGATCAGGAAAAGCTGAAAGAACTGGCGCTGGTTGCGGCCAAAACGACCGATATAATTGTCATTACTAATGCAGATGGTTATATAACCTGGGTAAACGATGCCTTTCAAAAATTAACAGGCTACTCGAAAGAAGAAGTTATCGGCCGAAGGCCGGGCAGTTTTCTTAAGGGCCCCGAAACGGACCCTGAAACCACCCGCCGAATGGGGCAGGCCGTTAAAGAAAAAAGAGATTGTACAGAAATTATCCTGAATTACGGAAAGGGTGGCCATACGTACTGGCTCGAGGTGACCATTACACCCGCTTTTGATGAGGCTGGTAACTGCACGCACTTTATTGCCGTAGAGCGGGATATAACCAGCAGAAAACAACTGGAAGACAGGTTGAAAGCCAAAACTCAGGAGCTTGAAGCCTTTTTTAACACAGCACTGGATCTGTTCTGTATTGCCAATCTGGACGGGAAATTTATAACGGTAAATAAAGCCTGGGAATCTATTCTTGGTTACCCTGTCGAAGAAATAAACGGAAGGCAATTTATGGACTTCATTCACCCCGACGACCTGCCGAAAACCCTTGAAGCCTTCCAAACGCTGGGACAGGGTGACAAGATATTCAACTTCACAAATCGCTATCGACATCAGGACGGTGTTTACAGTGTTATTGAATGGCGCGCCAGGACAGAGGGTGAACTCATTTACGCTGCCGCCCGTGACATTACAGATCGGCAACGAGCCAATGATGAACTGACGCGAACGAAGGAAAATCTTGCCCAAACCAACCAACTGGCCCGCATTGGTGGCTGGGAGATAGACTGGAAAGCACAGACATTATACTGGTCAGACATAACAAAAGAGATGCATGAAGTGGCACCCGCTTATGTTCCTGACATGGTCACTGACGTTTCTTTTTTCAAAGAGGGCGAAAGCCGGGATGCCTTTTTGGCGGCTGCTGAACTGAGCGTTCTGGAAGGTATTCCCTGGGATCTCGAATTGGTCATTATTACTGCCAAAGGCAATGAAATATGGGTAAAAGCACTCGGCGAAGCGGATCTTAAAGACGGCGAATGTGTTCGGATCTATGGTACTTTTCAGGATATTACCGACCGTAAAAAAGCCGAACAGGAACTCCAGCGGGCCAGAGAGCTGGCAGAAGCGGCCAACATGGCCAAGTCGGAATTTTTAGCCAATATGAGCCACGAAATTCGCACACCTCTCAACGGGGTGATTGGCTTTACAGACCTGTTGCTGAAAACAAATACCGACAAGACTCAACAACATTATCTGTCGCTGGTGTACCAGTCGGCCAATTCACTGCTCGACATTATCAACGATATTCTTGACTTCTCCAAGATTGAGGCAGGCAAGCTGGATCTGTGTATCGAAAAATCGGATTTGCTGGAGATTGGCAGTCAGGTAACCGATATAATTAAACTTCAGGCTCACCAGAAAGACCTGGAAATACTGCTGAATATTGCGCCCGATGTACCTCGATTTATCTGGACAGATCCTGTTCGAATTCGTCAGATTTTAGTGAACTTACTGAGCAATGCCATTAAGTTTACTCAGGAGGGGGAGATCGAATTGAAGGTAGAACTCATTGGCTCACAGTACAATGAGAATACATGTTTTCGTTTCTCGGTGCGGGATACGGGTATAGGCATTGCTCCGATAAATCAGGTAAAGATATTTGATGCCTTCGCCCAGGAGGATGCATCGACAACCCGCCGGTTTGGGGGTACTGGTTTAGGACTGGCTATTTCAAACAAGCTGCTGGCACTCATGGGCAGCAAGCTTCAGTTGCACAGTGTCTTTGGCGAAGGCAGTACATTCTATTTCGATGTTGACTTTAAGTCAATGGTCGAAGATACCGTAGAGTGGACAAATTTGGAGCTGATACGAAACGTGCTGATTGTTGATGACAACGCTGCCAATCGGCATATTTTACAGGAAATGCTCCGGTTAAAAGACATTCAAAGCGATCAGGTCAAGAGCGGGGTCGAAGCACTGGAGCGGTTAAAGACGGGCGAACGCTACGATGCTGTTTTGATGGATTATCACATGCCTTTTTTCGATGGCCTGTCAACGATCCGGCACATTCGAAATGATTTGCATTTGCTGGCCGAGCAGTTACCAATTATGCTGCTGCACAGTTCATCGGAAGATGAAAAAGTAACGGCCGCCTGTACTGAACTGAACGTATTTCAGCGGCTGGTAAAACCAGTTAAACTGGGGCAGCTTTATAACTCCTTAGCCCAGATCAGACTAAAGACAACAGTACAGGTCACTGATAAGGAAATGATGGTGTTGCCGCATGAGCAAGGCTATACTCACCGGTCTGCTACCATCCTGATTGCCGAAGATAACCAGGTCAATATGTTACTGGCCGCGTCGCTGCTGGCCCGTATCTTGCCGGAGGCCACCCTGCTGAAAGCCGTAAATGGACAGGAGGCTATTGAGCAGTTTCAATCTGGCCATCCTAATCTTATTTTTATGGATATTCAGATGCCCCTCACCAATGGGTACGAAGCGGCTAAAGTCATTCGAAGTCTGGAGATAAATAAAAGGATACCTATTGTTGCGCTAACTGCCGGTACGGTAAAGGGTGAGCGGGAAAAATGTCTTCAGGCGGGCATGGATGACTACCTGAGTAAACCCATTTTGCCAGCGTTACTGGAAAAGATTATCGCAAAATGGCTCCATCAGGAAGCAGAGCCATCAACAAAAAATCCGCCTGCTGACCTTACCGATCATTTTGATCTGGAAGGTTTAAAAGAGCGACTGGGCAATAATAAAGAATTAATAAATATGCTTCTCGCGGCTGCCCGCGAGTATATAAATACAGTGCCAGTCCGCATGTATGAGACGCTTCAGCGGGGTAATATAAACGACCTGAAATCAGTGGCTCACCAATTGAAAGGAACGGCCTTAACCGTGAATTTCACTAACCTGGCGGAGTTGTCCAGAAAGTTGGAATGCGTAGAAACGACAGATACTCAGGGAATAGCCGAGTTGTATGGAAGTGTAGAAAAGGAAATCGACTATTTAACTGGTTTACTGAAAAAATGGGTGGGCGAGCCAGTCGTTTAG